In Desulfopila inferna, a single genomic region encodes these proteins:
- a CDS encoding glycosyltransferase family 2 protein — protein MNTRKQMIFRLAIIIINYRTPNFIRNCLESLNGQLDPQRDIVVIVDNASNDGSDFLIEQFIKERSWTQWVRLLRSPKNGGFSAGNNYGIRRTNSKFYLLLNSDTVVRPDAIKQLLYASERYKEIFLFSPRLEWPDRKPQESCFRFWRPSHEFFAAARTGMVEKLFAYQGITYSDPHQPMTPDWTSFACVLIRKEALDRIGLLDEGYFMYFDDMDFCRRAREVGLDILHWPAARVVHLRGGSGPVKQLSAARKRPPKYWYSSRNRYYAKFYGRLGLWQANLFWYAGRILSLAREMTRLKQPHSCERQWLDIWTNALNPLEK, from the coding sequence ATGAACACTCGAAAGCAGATGATTTTTCGACTTGCTATTATAATCATCAATTACCGAACGCCAAATTTCATTCGGAATTGTCTCGAAAGTCTCAACGGCCAGCTTGACCCGCAGCGCGATATTGTGGTCATTGTCGATAACGCGTCTAACGATGGATCTGATTTTTTAATCGAACAGTTCATCAAGGAACGAAGCTGGACACAATGGGTACGCCTCTTGCGGTCCCCAAAAAACGGAGGTTTTTCAGCTGGAAATAACTATGGAATCCGGCGGACCAATTCAAAATTCTACCTTTTGCTCAACAGTGATACTGTTGTCCGGCCCGACGCAATCAAGCAGCTACTATATGCCAGTGAAAGATATAAAGAAATTTTCCTATTTAGCCCGAGGTTGGAATGGCCTGACAGGAAACCCCAGGAAAGCTGCTTTCGTTTTTGGCGCCCTTCTCATGAGTTTTTTGCCGCTGCGCGGACTGGAATGGTGGAGAAGCTATTTGCTTACCAGGGGATAACCTACTCTGATCCCCACCAACCAATGACACCTGATTGGACAAGTTTCGCCTGTGTACTGATCCGGAAAGAGGCGTTAGATCGCATTGGCTTGCTTGACGAAGGCTACTTCATGTACTTCGATGATATGGATTTCTGCCGACGAGCACGCGAGGTAGGGCTGGATATATTACACTGGCCGGCTGCACGTGTAGTACATCTTCGAGGAGGTAGTGGGCCAGTCAAACAATTGTCGGCTGCGAGAAAACGTCCCCCTAAATATTGGTATTCTTCACGTAACCGTTACTATGCCAAATTCTATGGCCGCCTAGGATTATGGCAGGCAAATTTATTTTGGTACGCAGGTCGTATACTTTCTCTGGCCCGCGAAATGACCAGGCTGAAGCAGCCTCACTCCTGCGAACGGCAATGGCTCGACATTTGGACCAATGCCTTAAATCCACTGGAAAAATAG
- a CDS encoding acyltransferase, translated as MKILKEIWRAMWSSWERSLFLYALVRNLPGQYGFQLRKCLLIGKFGSTGTNIKIHEGFRFRQIHKIYLGDYINIGVDCFIQASGSLEIGDYTIIGPGVKIWTQNHITDSTDIPIQKQGTEYKKIIIGRDCWIGSNAFIMPGTVLGDGTVVSAGAVVGAKKYPPFAILAGNPARVIGIRTNDPHHNRN; from the coding sequence ATGAAGATACTGAAGGAAATATGGCGAGCTATGTGGAGCAGCTGGGAGCGTTCTCTCTTCTTATATGCGCTGGTCCGTAATCTGCCGGGACAATATGGCTTTCAGTTGCGAAAATGTTTGTTGATCGGGAAATTCGGCTCAACCGGAACGAACATCAAAATCCATGAAGGTTTCCGGTTCCGACAAATCCACAAGATTTATTTAGGTGACTACATCAATATCGGCGTTGACTGTTTTATTCAAGCAAGCGGTAGCCTTGAAATCGGCGATTACACTATAATTGGCCCGGGGGTGAAGATTTGGACTCAGAACCACATCACGGACAGTACCGATATCCCTATCCAAAAACAGGGAACAGAGTATAAGAAAATTATAATCGGCCGGGACTGCTGGATAGGTTCTAATGCCTTTATAATGCCTGGTACCGTACTCGGAGATGGCACTGTTGTCTCGGCGGGTGCCGTAGTGGGCGCTAAGAAATATCCCCCATTCGCAATTCTCGCCGGTAATCCTGCTCGCGTTATCGGAATACGAACAAATGATCCTCATCATAATAGAAACTAA